The following coding sequences are from one Epilithonimonas vandammei window:
- a CDS encoding ATP-binding protein, with the protein METLYATSNIANKVRNTRLPRTKPLMPLFEVISNSIHSIEEAEKAGLLKKGNGEIIIKCIRNGGEDVLSTLPEINRYPIHSFEITDNGIGLNADNLKSFVEADTDHKIEIGGKGVGRFVCLKAFTELNIYSQFKDDKGDLKAISFDFRNTKEGFHNIEAPTPGDNSTGTKVLLKTYKEDYQKNLDFDLHSVAKEIVAHFQLYFIRDQVPKIIIRNQNNVEFNLLNLYNAEFKSDVQQRDFDLDGEDFTLFLTKSLEFQSHKIHFCAHNRSVVNEGLYTRIIDLGRSFIKDEHGEKFYYQAYVVGDLLDEYVDTERIGFNFPGVDDETEEESLYINLSRLRRASVNCIEDILSEFLESVRTQKVENYRPTINEELPQYRSTLNYRKSEVMKLAPDLPKEKLDIELYKIEAKWRLEVKEEKLKLLDEKKDITNHEEYAKKYEEFLAEFNEIGKSDLARYVVHRRTIIELLENLIGVNSESKFENEDLLHNIFFPIRTTSDEITPDKQNLWLIDERLTYHSFLASDKTFNSINEVSQDSKDRTDLLIYNEAFAFSDSKMAPHNSFTIVEFKKPMRDNYQDYNVEKNPIEQTEKYIDSLLDKKVKGRNGRTIEVTDKTPFYVYIVCDITPSLEKVLKNREFEKTPDGKGFFKVKSKYYSAYFEVLPFEKVLEDAKKRNRILFEKLNIE; encoded by the coding sequence ATGGAAACACTATATGCAACATCAAATATTGCTAATAAAGTAAGAAATACTCGGCTCCCGCGTACAAAACCTTTAATGCCATTATTCGAAGTAATAAGTAACTCTATTCATTCGATTGAAGAAGCGGAAAAAGCTGGTTTATTGAAGAAAGGAAATGGGGAAATCATTATAAAATGTATAAGAAATGGCGGCGAAGATGTCTTAAGCACCCTTCCGGAAATAAATAGATACCCAATTCATTCCTTTGAAATCACTGATAATGGAATAGGGCTAAATGCTGACAATTTAAAATCATTTGTCGAGGCTGACACAGACCATAAAATCGAAATAGGAGGCAAAGGCGTAGGGAGATTTGTTTGCCTGAAAGCTTTTACAGAGCTTAATATTTATAGCCAATTCAAGGATGATAAAGGTGATTTAAAAGCCATTTCTTTTGATTTTAGGAATACTAAAGAAGGCTTTCATAATATTGAAGCACCTACTCCTGGCGATAATTCTACGGGAACTAAAGTATTGCTTAAAACATATAAAGAAGATTATCAGAAAAATCTTGATTTTGATTTACATTCTGTTGCAAAAGAGATAGTTGCCCATTTTCAATTATATTTCATTCGCGATCAGGTACCGAAGATAATTATCAGAAATCAAAATAATGTTGAATTTAACTTACTTAACCTTTATAACGCAGAATTTAAAAGTGATGTTCAACAAAGAGATTTTGATTTAGATGGCGAAGATTTCACATTGTTCCTTACTAAATCACTTGAGTTCCAAAGTCATAAAATACATTTCTGTGCTCATAACAGAAGTGTTGTTAATGAAGGCTTATATACAAGAATAATAGATTTGGGCAGATCTTTCATAAAAGATGAGCACGGTGAAAAATTTTATTACCAAGCTTATGTGGTAGGCGATCTTTTAGATGAATATGTAGATACAGAGCGAATCGGCTTTAATTTTCCGGGAGTAGATGATGAAACAGAAGAAGAGTCATTATATATTAATTTATCAAGACTGAGGAGAGCTTCTGTTAATTGCATCGAAGATATACTATCCGAATTCTTGGAATCAGTAAGAACTCAAAAAGTCGAAAATTACAGACCTACTATCAACGAAGAGCTTCCTCAATATAGAAGCACCTTAAACTATCGCAAATCAGAAGTGATGAAGCTTGCTCCTGATCTTCCAAAAGAAAAACTGGATATCGAATTATATAAAATAGAAGCGAAATGGAGATTAGAAGTAAAGGAAGAAAAGCTAAAGCTTCTGGATGAAAAAAAAGATATTACAAACCACGAAGAATATGCTAAAAAATATGAAGAGTTTTTAGCAGAATTTAATGAGATTGGGAAATCTGATTTAGCAAGATATGTAGTGCATAGACGAACCATAATCGAATTACTTGAGAATCTAATTGGAGTAAACTCTGAAAGTAAGTTTGAAAATGAAGATTTATTGCATAATATTTTCTTTCCCATACGGACAACCTCTGATGAAATTACACCGGACAAACAAAATCTTTGGCTGATTGATGAAAGGCTGACATATCATTCATTTCTTGCATCTGACAAAACTTTTAACAGCATTAACGAGGTTTCTCAAGACAGCAAAGACAGAACAGATCTTTTAATTTATAATGAAGCTTTTGCTTTTTCTGATTCAAAGATGGCTCCTCATAATTCTTTCACAATTGTTGAGTTTAAAAAGCCAATGCGGGATAATTATCAGGATTATAATGTAGAAAAAAATCCAATTGAACAGACAGAAAAGTATATTGATAGTCTTTTGGACAAGAAAGTAAAAGGACGGAATGGCAGAACAATCGAAGTCACTGACAAAACTCCTTTCTATGTTTATATCGTTTGTGACATAACTCCCTCTTTGGAAAAAGTATTAAAAAACAGAGAGTTTGAAAAAACTCCTGATGGTAAAGGTTTTTTTAAGGTTAAAAGCAAATACTACTCGGCGTATTTTGAGGTGTTGCCTTTTGAAAAGGTATTAGAAGATGCTAAAAAAAGAAATAGAATACTCTTTGAAAAGCTCAATATAGAATAA
- a CDS encoding DNA polymerase III subunit alpha: MFINCHSFHSLRYGTISVKELVQQCVELGIGVAALTDINCISGIYDFHRLCEKNNIRPVVGVDIRTDNKQHYICLAKNQSGIGEINRLLTQHHCEGNDLPLHHPNLPNVFVVYPLNNYPEKLHRNEYIGIRPEEINLLINPILKKYIPRMVILQPVTFTTKREYKLHKILRAIDRNTLITKLEENDICGQNEKLISIDELLKNYQHYPQIIENTQQLLEQCHFHFDYKTPKNKKNFTESKDSDIKLLKELAYKGFTKRYPDDDEKAKARMDKELGVINQLNFCAYFLITWDIIQYSNRMGFMHVGRGSGANSIVAYCLGITDICPLELDLYFERFLNLNRKTPPDFDIDWSWQNRDTILQYIFDKYGKDHVAFCGTNVEFKYKSIFREVGKAFGLPKEELDELATKSIEQHDINSVSAMVHKYGKLLEKFPNQRSMHSCGILISEEPITNYSALEMPPKGFPIAQFDMHVAEEIGLEKFDILSQRGLGTINDTVKLIEEKRGIKVNIRDVSLSKDEERCNEFLSRGKTIGCFYIESPAMRGLLRRLKCNNYKVLVAASSIIRPGVAQSGMMKEYIFRHNNPDQFEYFHPVFEKELGETYGIMVYQEDVIKIALHFGGLSPADGDVLRRAMSGKGRSLSALQKVKDHFFESCKSLGHPEQLSKEVYRQIESFAGYSFCKAHSASYAVESYQSLYLKVYYPIEFMVSAINNGGGFYRTEVYVHEARMSGATILNPCVNLSEYQTTVYGEDVYLGLMHIEKLESKIAVLIPEERKNNGDYTSLENFVKRIPIGIETLQTLIFIGAFRFTGKQKHELLIEARFLLAGNRPTFKHLTLLEEPQKEYTLPKVLRHPLEDAFDEIEILGFPVSVSPFDLLQTKYRGSVMAKDLTKYHKKQVKMLAYLISRKHVPTKRGTMFFGTWIDAEGEYFDTAHFPDNLSQYPFQGGGCYLLLGTVEVDFHFPTITILKMAKMPFIPDPRYTLDKDKAYEAYNNIREDVSMTFRKPYPQEHEIGLPRRKMS; this comes from the coding sequence ATGTTTATCAATTGTCATTCTTTCCACAGCCTTCGGTATGGCACCATTTCAGTAAAAGAATTGGTTCAGCAATGTGTTGAACTGGGAATAGGTGTGGCTGCTTTGACCGACATCAATTGTATCTCTGGCATTTATGACTTTCACAGATTATGTGAGAAGAATAACATCCGACCTGTCGTAGGTGTAGATATAAGAACTGACAATAAACAGCATTATATATGTTTGGCAAAAAATCAATCAGGTATCGGAGAAATCAACAGGCTTTTGACACAGCATCATTGCGAAGGAAACGATTTGCCATTGCATCACCCAAATCTGCCTAATGTATTTGTCGTTTATCCTTTGAATAATTACCCTGAAAAACTTCACCGAAACGAATACATCGGCATACGTCCCGAAGAAATTAATTTGTTGATTAATCCCATCCTGAAAAAGTATATCCCAAGAATGGTCATTTTACAGCCGGTAACTTTTACAACAAAGAGAGAATATAAACTTCATAAGATCCTGCGCGCAATTGACCGAAACACGCTGATCACTAAGCTTGAAGAAAATGATATATGCGGGCAAAACGAGAAGCTGATCTCAATTGATGAGCTTTTAAAGAATTACCAGCATTATCCGCAAATCATCGAAAATACCCAGCAATTACTGGAACAATGCCATTTTCATTTTGACTATAAGACTCCTAAAAACAAAAAGAACTTTACAGAAAGTAAAGACAGCGATATAAAGCTATTGAAAGAACTTGCCTATAAAGGGTTCACCAAGAGATATCCTGATGATGACGAAAAGGCAAAAGCACGGATGGATAAAGAATTGGGGGTCATTAACCAACTGAACTTCTGTGCCTATTTTTTGATCACTTGGGACATTATTCAGTACAGCAACCGGATGGGGTTTATGCACGTCGGGCGCGGAAGTGGTGCCAATAGTATCGTTGCCTACTGCCTTGGCATTACAGACATCTGCCCGCTGGAGCTTGATCTGTATTTTGAGCGCTTCCTGAATCTGAACCGCAAAACACCACCAGATTTCGATATCGACTGGAGCTGGCAGAACAGAGATACGATTTTACAATACATCTTTGACAAATACGGAAAAGACCACGTGGCATTTTGTGGCACGAATGTCGAATTTAAGTATAAATCCATTTTCCGTGAGGTAGGAAAGGCATTTGGTTTGCCAAAAGAGGAACTGGATGAGCTTGCCACCAAATCGATTGAACAGCACGATATTAATTCTGTGTCAGCAATGGTGCACAAATATGGAAAGCTTTTAGAGAAATTTCCAAACCAGCGAAGTATGCACTCTTGTGGAATTTTAATCTCTGAAGAACCCATCACCAATTATTCCGCATTGGAAATGCCGCCGAAAGGATTTCCGATTGCTCAGTTCGACATGCACGTGGCGGAGGAAATCGGTCTGGAAAAATTCGATATCCTTTCCCAGCGGGGCTTGGGCACTATCAACGATACGGTTAAGCTCATTGAAGAAAAACGAGGCATCAAAGTCAATATCCGGGATGTGAGCTTGTCAAAAGACGAAGAGAGATGCAATGAGTTTCTGAGCAGGGGAAAAACCATCGGTTGTTTCTATATTGAAAGTCCGGCAATGCGCGGACTGCTCCGAAGATTAAAATGCAACAATTATAAAGTATTGGTAGCCGCATCATCCATCATACGCCCGGGGGTAGCGCAAAGCGGAATGATGAAGGAATATATCTTCCGTCACAATAACCCGGATCAATTTGAATATTTTCATCCGGTTTTTGAAAAAGAATTGGGAGAAACTTATGGCATTATGGTTTATCAGGAGGACGTTATAAAAATCGCCCTTCATTTTGGAGGCCTGTCGCCTGCTGACGGTGATGTTTTAAGAAGGGCAATGAGCGGAAAAGGGCGTTCGCTATCTGCCCTGCAGAAAGTCAAAGATCATTTCTTTGAATCCTGCAAATCCCTGGGCCATCCAGAGCAGCTTTCCAAAGAGGTTTATCGCCAGATAGAATCTTTTGCAGGCTATTCTTTCTGCAAAGCTCATTCTGCATCCTATGCCGTAGAAAGCTACCAAAGTCTTTACCTGAAAGTTTATTATCCTATCGAGTTTATGGTTTCGGCGATCAATAATGGCGGAGGTTTTTACAGAACGGAGGTATATGTCCACGAAGCGAGAATGTCAGGTGCAACCATATTAAATCCCTGTGTCAATCTAAGCGAATATCAGACTACGGTTTACGGAGAGGATGTCTATTTAGGATTGATGCATATTGAAAAGCTGGAAAGCAAAATCGCCGTTTTAATTCCTGAAGAACGAAAAAACAACGGTGATTATACCTCCCTGGAAAACTTTGTCAAAAGGATCCCTATTGGTATTGAAACCTTACAAACTTTAATATTCATAGGAGCATTCCGGTTTACAGGAAAGCAAAAACACGAATTATTAATTGAAGCTCGATTTCTTTTAGCAGGAAACAGGCCGACTTTTAAGCATTTGACATTACTGGAAGAACCACAAAAAGAATATACCCTCCCAAAGGTGCTAAGACATCCATTGGAAGATGCTTTTGACGAAATCGAGATCTTGGGATTCCCGGTTTCCGTAAGTCCATTCGACTTATTGCAAACCAAATATAGGGGAAGTGTAATGGCAAAAGACCTGACGAAATATCATAAGAAGCAAGTCAAAATGCTGGCCTACCTCATATCCCGAAAGCACGTTCCCACGAAAAGAGGCACAATGTTTTTCGGGACCTGGATAGACGCGGAAGGAGAATATTTTGATACAGCACATTTCCCGGATAATCTTTCACAGTATCCTTTTCAGGGTGGCGGATGCTATTTATTATTAGGAACCGTGGAAGTAGATTTTCACTTTCCCACGATAACGATTTTGAAAATGGCAAAAATGCCTTTCATTCCCGACCCAAGATACACTTTGGATAAAGACAAAGCGTACGAAGCTTATAACAATATCCGGGAAGATGTCAGTATGACCTTCAGAAAGCCTTATCCTCAGGAACACGAGATTGGACTACCGAGGAGGAAAATGAGTTAA
- the dinB gene encoding DNA polymerase IV: MKRAIAHMDLDTFFVSCERLKNSDLVGKPLIIGGGDRGVVASCSYETRYFGVRSAMPIKMALRLCPEAKVIRGDMEMYSNMSHTVTEVIQEKVPVLEKASIDEFYLDLSGMDKFFGCYQWTTEIAEAVRKNTGLPISFALSTNKTVSKIGTGESKPIGKLEIPEQNIRPFLNPLSVKKIPMVGNVTFQLLSRLGVRNIQTLSEMPVDVLHQLIGKNGQELWKKANGIDETPVVPYSERKSISKENTFSQDTIDINGIKSILSGMVEQLCFQLRQEKWLTSTVVVKIRYSNFDTETKQYRIPYTSSDHTLLKYAIELFEKVYNRRMRIRLIGVKFTGLVHGCHQMNLFEDTEELISLYQTLDKIKMRFGSDSVGRASGFLNQ; the protein is encoded by the coding sequence ATGAAACGGGCAATAGCACATATGGATCTGGACACATTCTTTGTTTCCTGTGAGAGGCTGAAGAACTCCGACCTCGTTGGAAAGCCACTTATCATTGGTGGCGGAGACAGAGGCGTGGTAGCATCCTGCTCTTATGAGACACGATATTTTGGAGTGCGAAGTGCAATGCCGATAAAAATGGCGCTTCGGCTTTGCCCGGAGGCAAAGGTTATCCGGGGCGATATGGAAATGTACTCGAATATGTCGCATACAGTCACTGAAGTCATACAGGAAAAAGTTCCGGTTCTTGAAAAGGCAAGTATTGATGAGTTCTACCTTGATCTTTCCGGGATGGATAAATTTTTCGGTTGCTATCAATGGACCACTGAAATTGCAGAGGCTGTCAGAAAAAATACCGGTTTGCCCATCAGCTTTGCCTTATCCACCAATAAAACCGTTTCAAAAATCGGGACCGGGGAATCGAAGCCTATTGGTAAACTTGAAATTCCCGAGCAGAATATAAGACCTTTTCTGAATCCGCTCTCAGTTAAGAAAATTCCGATGGTTGGCAATGTGACCTTTCAATTGCTATCCAGGTTGGGCGTAAGAAATATCCAAACCCTATCAGAGATGCCTGTTGACGTCCTGCACCAGCTAATCGGAAAAAACGGGCAGGAACTTTGGAAGAAAGCCAATGGTATTGATGAAACGCCAGTTGTTCCCTATTCGGAAAGAAAATCCATCTCAAAGGAAAATACATTTTCACAGGATACCATCGATATCAATGGCATAAAGAGCATACTGTCGGGAATGGTGGAACAGTTATGCTTCCAGCTCCGTCAGGAGAAGTGGCTGACTTCTACCGTTGTGGTAAAAATTCGGTACTCTAACTTCGATACGGAGACCAAGCAATACAGGATTCCTTACACTTCGTCCGACCATACGCTGCTTAAGTATGCAATAGAATTATTTGAGAAAGTCTATAACCGCAGAATGCGAATCCGACTTATAGGAGTAAAATTCACTGGCCTGGTACACGGCTGTCACCAGATGAACCTGTTTGAAGATACGGAAGAGCTTATCAGTCTTTATCAAACGTTGGACAAAATTAAAATGAGGTTCGGTTCAGACAGCGTTGGCCGGGCATCCGGATTTTTAAATCAATAA